The following are from one region of the Biomphalaria glabrata chromosome 4, xgBioGlab47.1, whole genome shotgun sequence genome:
- the LOC106076251 gene encoding GLIPR1-like protein 1, which yields MIFLLQTLCVLSAWEMTALATSNWNQEARDYILEIHNDKRRGEGGCLMNKLTYDMELERQAKQWAEGCVFKHEMKEGRGENLAWDSNQKPEKELILGSSGRWFDEKKMYSYGQYSCGSSCHYTQMVWGSTSKVGCYSYRCPNLVNAYRNAWYLVCFYTPKGNWNGEKPYDKTCKSKCREGQTEEKGLCVGEGKGVTVNQGGDDGGCDDDQGRCAEWAKSGQCQSNPNYMLKYCRKSCKVCVSKTSCEDSNHDCADWAKRGECKYNPSYMEKNCKKSCHMC from the exons ATGATCTTCCTCCTCCAAACACTATGTGTGTTGTCCGCGTGGGAGATGACCGCACTGGCCACCTCCAACTGGAACCAAGAGGCCAGAGATTACATCCTGGAGATTCACAACGACAAGAGGCGGGGAGAAGGTGGATGCCTGATGAACAAACTGACGTATG ACATGGAGCTGGAGAGACAAGCCAAACAGTGGGCTGAAGGCTGTGTTTTTAAACATGAGATGAAAGAAGGCCGAGGAGAAAACCTGGCCTGGGACTCGAACCAGAAGCCAGAAAAAGAATTGATCCTGGGATCTTCCGGACGTTGGTTTGACGAGAAGAAAATGTACAGCTATGGTCAGTACAGCTGTGGGTCATCTTGTCATTACACACAA ATGGTATGGGGAAGCACATCTAAAGTGGGCTGCTACAGCTACAGATGTCCTAACCTTGTCAACGCCTACAGAAACGCCTGGTATCTGGTCTGCTTCTACACTCCCAAAGGAAACTGGAACGGAGAGAAGCCTTACGACAAGACCTGCAAGAGCAAGTGCAGAGAAGGACAAACCGAGGAGAAAGGACTCTGTGTAGGTGAGGGCAAAGGCGTCACCGTCAACCAAGGCGGGGACGACGGAGGCTGCGACGATGACCAGGGAAGGTGCGCTGAATGGGCAAAGAGTGGACAGTGCCAGTCTAACCCCAACTACATGCTCAAGTATTGCAGAAAGTCCTGCAAGGTCTGTGTGAGCAAAACCAGCTGCGAAGACTCCAACCATGACTGCGCCGACTGGGCTAAGAGAGGCGAATGCAAATATAACCCAAGCTACATGGAGAAAAACTGCAAGAAATCGTGCCACATGTGTTAG
- the LOC106055028 gene encoding cysteine-rich venom protein TEL1-like encodes MNTILLTLSALAVLFMTTLATSNWNQETRDYILEIHNEKRRGEGGCLMNKLTYDMELERQAKQWAEGCVFKHEMKEGRGENLAWDSNQKPEKELILGSSGRWFDEKKMYSYGQYSCGSSCHYTQMVWGSTSKVGCYSYRCPNLVNAYRNAWYLVCFYTPKGNWNGEKPYDKTCKSKCREGQTEEKGLCVGEGKTGSVNQGGEDGGCDDDQGGCAAWASNGQCQSNPNYMLKYCRKSCKVCVSKTSCEDSNPGCADWAKRGECKYNPSYMEKNCKKSCHMC; translated from the exons ATGAATACGATCCTACTGACATTATCTGCGCTGGCCGTGCTGTTCATGACCACACTGGCCACTTCCAACTGGAACCAAGAGACCAGAGACTACATCCTGGAGATTCACAACGAAAAGAGGAGGGGTGAAGGTGGATGCTTGATGAATAAACTGACTTACG ATATGGAGCTGGAGAGACAAGCCAAACAGTGGGCTGAAGGCTGTGTTTTTAAACATGAGATGAAAGAAGGCCGAGGAGAGAACCTGGCCTGGGACTCGAACCAGAAGCCAGAAAAAGAATTGATCCTGGGATCTTCCGGACGTTGGTTTGACGAGAAGAAAATGTACAGCTATGGTCAATACAGCTGTGGGTCATCTTGTCATTACACTCAG ATGGTATGGGGAAGCACATCTAAAGTGGGCTGCTACAGCTACAGATGTCCTAACCTTGTCAACGCCTACAGAAACGCCTGGTATCTGGTCTGCTTCTACACCCCCAAAGGAAACTGGAACGGAGAGAAGCCTTACGACAAGACCTGCAAGAGCAAGTGCAGAGAAGGACAAACCGAAGAGAAAGGACTCTGTGTAGGTGAGGGCAAAACCGGAAGCGTCAACCAAGGCGGTGAGGACGGAGGCTGCGACGATGACCAGGGTGGGTGCGCCGCATGGGCCAGCAACGGTCAGTGCCAGTCTAACCCCAACTACATGCTCAAGTATTGCAGAAAGTCCTGCAAGGTCTGTGTGAGCAAAACCAGCTGCGAAGACTCCAACCCTGGCTGCGCTGACTGGGCTAAGAGAGGCGAATGCAAATATAACCCAAGCTACATGGAGAAAAACTGCAAGAAATCGTGCCACATGTGTTAG